From a region of the Xanthomonas rydalmerensis genome:
- the fliJ gene encoding flagellar export protein FliJ, whose amino-acid sequence MMQSQRLDPLLRRAQQHEDEVARDLAERQRALATHESRLEELRRYADEYANSQMAATSLAQLANRRAFLDRLESAVQQQCQTVDRNREKVEMERSRLLLASRDKQVLEQLAASYRAQERKVDDRRSQREMDDLGARRARLAATADEHENGDGR is encoded by the coding sequence ATGATGCAATCGCAACGTCTCGATCCCCTGCTCCGCCGGGCTCAGCAGCACGAAGACGAGGTCGCCCGCGATCTCGCCGAGCGCCAGCGCGCCCTGGCCACCCACGAGTCGCGGCTGGAAGAACTGCGCCGCTACGCCGACGAGTACGCCAACAGCCAGATGGCGGCGACCAGTCTGGCGCAGTTGGCCAACCGCCGCGCCTTCCTGGACCGGCTGGAGAGCGCGGTGCAGCAGCAGTGCCAGACCGTGGACCGCAATCGCGAGAAGGTCGAGATGGAGCGCAGCCGGCTGCTGCTGGCCAGTCGCGACAAGCAGGTGCTGGAACAGCTCGCGGCCAGCTACCGCGCGCAGGAACGCAAGGTCGACGACCGCCGCAGCCAGCGCGAGATGGACGACCTCGGCGCGCGCCGCGCGCGCCTGGCGGCCACCGCCGACGAACACGAGAACGGAGACGGACGATGA
- the fliM gene encoding flagellar motor switch protein FliM, translating to MTDLLSQDEIDALLHGVDAGVVDTEPAAAEPGEARNYDFSSQDRIIRGRMPTLEMVNERFARLWRIGLFNLIRRSADLSVRGIDLIKFNDYMHSLYVPSNLNLIKFKPLRGTGLIVFEPTLVFTVVDNFFGGDGRYPTRIEGREFTPTEMRVIQLMLKQTFADLAEAWAPVMEVDFEYINSEVNPHFANIVTPREYVVVSRFHVELEGGGGEIHVTLPYSMLEPIRELLDAGIQSDRVDRDESWNIMLREQLFGSEVTISSVLAQKQMSLRELTRLKIGDVLPIDLPKQVPLCVENIPVFTGEFGISRGQNAVKITATHPPGALRRRPALQEDLP from the coding sequence ATGACCGACCTGCTTTCCCAAGACGAGATCGATGCCCTGTTGCATGGCGTCGATGCCGGCGTGGTGGATACCGAGCCGGCGGCGGCCGAGCCGGGTGAAGCGCGCAACTACGACTTCTCCAGCCAGGACCGGATCATCCGGGGGCGCATGCCGACCCTGGAGATGGTCAACGAGCGCTTCGCACGCCTGTGGCGGATCGGCCTGTTCAACCTGATCCGGCGCTCGGCCGACCTGTCGGTGCGCGGCATCGACCTGATCAAGTTCAACGACTACATGCACTCGCTGTACGTGCCGAGCAACCTGAACCTGATCAAGTTCAAGCCGTTGCGCGGCACCGGCCTGATCGTGTTCGAGCCGACCCTGGTGTTCACCGTGGTCGACAACTTCTTCGGCGGCGACGGCCGCTACCCCACCCGCATCGAAGGCCGCGAATTCACCCCGACCGAGATGCGGGTGATCCAGCTGATGCTCAAGCAGACCTTCGCCGACCTGGCCGAAGCCTGGGCGCCGGTGATGGAGGTGGACTTCGAGTACATCAATTCCGAGGTCAACCCGCACTTCGCCAACATCGTCACCCCGCGCGAGTACGTGGTGGTCAGCCGCTTCCACGTGGAGCTGGAAGGCGGCGGCGGCGAGATCCACGTGACCCTGCCGTACTCGATGCTGGAGCCGATCCGCGAACTGCTCGACGCCGGCATCCAGAGCGACCGCGTCGACCGCGACGAAAGCTGGAACATCATGCTGCGCGAGCAGCTGTTCGGCTCGGAGGTCACCATTTCCAGCGTGCTGGCGCAGAAGCAGATGAGCCTGCGCGAGCTGACCCGGTTGAAGATCGGCGACGTGCTCCCGATCGACCTGCCCAAGCAGGTGCCGCTGTGCGTGGAGAACATCCCGGTGTTCACCGGCGAGTTCGGCATCTCGCGCGGCCAGAACGCGGTGAAGATCACCGCCACCCATCCCCCCGGCGCGCTGCGCCGTCGTCCCGCTCTCCAGGAAGACCTGCCATGA
- a CDS encoding flagellar hook-length control protein FliK, which yields MNNALSALGGSGRASQIGGGNDTPGLDRSGGKDKDFAKLLGGSSGGSARTTAPKPAARETAKPAQPADKDQADKRPAAADDTASDPARTAQAGDKVAQDTEKSSTETKVSGKDKGKAEDKRDDAKPDEAAWPPAGLAGIGLGLLPAIGAAVLPAASATPLGAAAGLAVGVAGAVASGAAALLGGGDALPQTAAGATDPNAATAGTASATASTTAPASAAGGFGAMLLAQGGSADKAGGAETAAPLAALAAIAAAASGKTGEGGDAVPAADPSAIAPTAAATPLHATTRLADAQPFSGSPTPTPNLHGNQFDEELGARISWLADQKIGHAHIKLNPAELGPVEVRLHMTGDQVNASFSSNQADVRQALENSLPRLREMLGQHGFQLGQADVGQQQPQQQQANAQSTPQGGSRSGGELADDLSGSVGIPAMVLRQRGLLDAYA from the coding sequence ATGAACAACGCGCTTTCCGCGCTGGGCGGCAGCGGCCGCGCCAGCCAGATCGGCGGCGGCAACGACACCCCGGGCCTGGACCGCAGCGGCGGCAAGGACAAGGACTTCGCCAAGCTGCTCGGCGGCAGCAGCGGCGGCTCGGCGCGCACCACCGCGCCCAAGCCCGCCGCCCGCGAGACGGCCAAGCCGGCGCAACCGGCCGACAAGGACCAGGCGGACAAGCGCCCGGCGGCCGCCGACGACACCGCCAGCGATCCCGCGCGCACCGCGCAGGCCGGCGACAAGGTCGCCCAGGACACCGAGAAGAGCAGCACCGAGACCAAGGTCTCGGGCAAGGACAAGGGCAAGGCCGAGGACAAGCGCGACGACGCCAAGCCCGACGAGGCCGCCTGGCCGCCGGCCGGGCTGGCCGGGATCGGCCTGGGCCTGTTGCCGGCGATCGGCGCGGCGGTGCTGCCGGCCGCCTCGGCGACCCCGCTGGGCGCGGCGGCCGGGCTGGCCGTCGGCGTCGCCGGCGCCGTGGCCAGCGGCGCGGCCGCCCTGCTCGGCGGCGGCGACGCGCTGCCGCAGACCGCGGCGGGCGCCACCGATCCGAATGCGGCCACCGCCGGCACCGCCAGCGCGACGGCCAGCACCACCGCCCCGGCCTCGGCCGCCGGCGGCTTCGGCGCGATGCTGTTGGCGCAGGGCGGATCGGCCGACAAGGCCGGTGGCGCCGAGACCGCGGCCCCGCTGGCGGCACTGGCGGCCATCGCCGCCGCGGCCAGCGGCAAGACCGGCGAAGGCGGCGACGCGGTGCCCGCCGCCGATCCCAGCGCGATCGCGCCGACCGCGGCGGCCACGCCGCTGCACGCCACCACGCGGCTGGCCGATGCGCAGCCGTTCAGCGGCTCGCCCACGCCGACCCCGAACCTGCACGGCAACCAGTTCGACGAGGAGCTGGGCGCGCGCATCAGCTGGCTGGCCGACCAGAAGATCGGCCACGCCCACATCAAGCTGAATCCGGCCGAACTGGGCCCGGTCGAGGTGCGCCTGCACATGACCGGCGACCAGGTCAACGCCAGCTTCAGCAGCAACCAGGCCGACGTGCGCCAGGCCCTGGAGAACAGCCTGCCACGCCTGCGCGAGATGCTCGGCCAGCATGGCTTCCAGCTCGGCCAGGCCGACGTCGGCCAGCAGCAGCCGCAGCAACAGCAGGCCAATGCGCAGAGCACTCCGCAGGGCGGCAGCCGCAGCGGCGGCGAGCTTGCCGACGACCTGTCCGGCAGCGTCGGGATTCCGGCGATGGTGCTGCGCCAGCGCGGGCTGCTCGACGCCTACGCCTGA
- a CDS encoding flagellar basal body-associated FliL family protein, giving the protein MSAPDKSKKDAKDAPEGGKSKKKLLIIVIAAVLVLGGGGAGAFFFLKKPEGGHAKAEEKTAEVPKPAQYFAMDPAFVVNLNGGAEDGPHYLQLEVQLMTRDPEELKLITENAPAIRAHLLMLFSQVQATDIANIDGRKKLQAAALADAQKLMTAETGKKCVEELLFTSFVTQ; this is encoded by the coding sequence GTGTCAGCCCCCGACAAATCCAAGAAAGACGCCAAGGACGCCCCGGAAGGCGGCAAGTCGAAGAAAAAGCTGCTGATCATCGTCATCGCGGCGGTGCTGGTGCTGGGCGGCGGCGGTGCCGGCGCGTTCTTCTTCCTGAAGAAGCCCGAGGGCGGCCACGCCAAGGCCGAGGAGAAGACTGCCGAGGTTCCCAAGCCCGCGCAGTACTTCGCGATGGACCCGGCGTTCGTGGTCAACCTCAACGGCGGCGCCGAAGACGGCCCGCACTACCTGCAGCTGGAAGTGCAGCTGATGACCCGCGATCCGGAAGAGCTGAAGCTGATCACCGAGAACGCCCCGGCGATCCGCGCGCATCTGCTGATGCTGTTCTCGCAGGTGCAGGCAACGGACATCGCCAACATCGACGGGCGCAAGAAGCTGCAGGCCGCGGCGCTGGCCGATGCGCAGAAGCTGATGACCGCCGAGACCGGCAAGAAGTGCGTGGAAGAACTGCTGTTCACCAGCTTCGTCACCCAGTAA
- a CDS encoding flagellar biosynthetic protein FliQ encodes MSPELALTELRGGLITVLWVAGPLLLAMLAVGVVIGVFQAATQLNEPTIAFIAKVVALTAMLFATGSMLLAHLVEYTTMLFQRIPHLIG; translated from the coding sequence ATGAGTCCGGAACTGGCGTTGACCGAGTTGCGTGGCGGGCTGATCACGGTGTTGTGGGTGGCGGGGCCGTTGTTGCTGGCGATGTTGGCGGTTGGTGTGGTGATCGGTGTGTTCCAGGCGGCGACGCAGCTCAATGAGCCGACGATCGCGTTCATCGCGAAGGTGGTGGCGTTGACGGCGATGTTGTTCGCGACGGGGAGTATGTTGCTGGCGCATCTGGTGGAGTACACGACGATGCTGTTCCAGCGTATTCCGCATTTGATTGGGTAG
- the fliR gene encoding flagellar biosynthetic protein FliR, with the protein MDAATQMVVDGSRAFAMIGAVLWTMLRIGAMFTVMPLVGTKAVPGRVRVILSGTLAIALAPILPPVPDWDGFNAAVVLSVARELAVGASMGFMLRMIFEAGAMAGELVSQSTGLGFAQMADPLRGVNSPVIGQWFYLVFGLMFFTTNGHLAVVSLLVDSYKALPIGTALPDAQAMASVAPNFFMSIMRGAVTLALPVMVAMMAVNLAFGALAKAAPSLNPIQLGLPVAVVLGLALLAVLVGEMGPPVQRLFDAAFDAARAITA; encoded by the coding sequence ATGGATGCCGCCACGCAAATGGTCGTCGATGGGTCGCGGGCGTTCGCGATGATCGGGGCCGTGCTTTGGACGATGCTGCGGATCGGGGCGATGTTCACGGTGATGCCGTTGGTCGGCACCAAGGCGGTGCCGGGACGGGTGCGGGTGATCCTGTCGGGGACGTTGGCCATCGCGCTGGCGCCGATCCTGCCGCCGGTGCCGGACTGGGATGGGTTCAATGCCGCAGTGGTGCTGAGCGTGGCCCGGGAGCTGGCGGTGGGGGCCAGTATGGGGTTCATGCTGCGGATGATCTTCGAGGCCGGGGCGATGGCCGGCGAACTGGTCTCGCAGAGCACTGGCCTCGGTTTTGCGCAGATGGCCGACCCGTTGCGCGGGGTCAACTCGCCGGTGATCGGCCAGTGGTTCTACCTGGTCTTCGGGCTGATGTTCTTCACCACCAACGGGCATCTGGCGGTGGTGTCGCTGCTGGTGGACAGCTACAAGGCGCTGCCGATCGGCACCGCCCTTCCCGACGCCCAGGCGATGGCGTCGGTGGCACCGAACTTCTTCATGAGCATCATGCGCGGTGCTGTGACCCTGGCGCTGCCGGTGATGGTGGCGATGATGGCGGTGAACCTGGCCTTCGGCGCGTTGGCCAAGGCCGCGCCCTCGCTGAACCCGATCCAGCTCGGCCTGCCGGTGGCAGTGGTGCTCGGTCTGGCGCTGCTGGCAGTACTGGTCGGCGAGATGGGGCCGCCGGTGCAGCGTCTGTTCGACGCCGCCTTCGACGCGGCGCGCGCGATCACCGCCTAG
- the fliO gene encoding flagellar biosynthetic protein FliO, whose amino-acid sequence MSLLLAIATQTAKHGAGVGNAAPSAPSLLGAVFALLLVLGLILAMAWVLKRLPGSGFRPAQGLRVVASLAVGAKERVVVVEVNGEQLLLGVSPGGVRTLHQLPEPLPQAPAPTLPSLKQFKQLPDFAQLLAQKLRKDK is encoded by the coding sequence GTGAGCTTGCTGCTCGCCATCGCCACGCAGACCGCAAAGCACGGTGCGGGCGTCGGCAACGCGGCGCCGTCGGCGCCCAGCCTGCTCGGTGCGGTGTTCGCGCTGCTGCTGGTGCTGGGCCTGATCCTGGCCATGGCCTGGGTGCTCAAGCGCCTGCCCGGCAGCGGCTTCCGCCCGGCCCAGGGCCTGCGCGTGGTCGCCAGCCTGGCGGTCGGCGCCAAGGAGCGGGTGGTGGTGGTCGAGGTCAATGGCGAACAGCTGTTGCTCGGCGTGTCGCCCGGCGGGGTACGCACCTTGCATCAGTTGCCCGAGCCGCTGCCGCAGGCCCCCGCGCCGACCCTGCCTTCGCTCAAGCAGTTCAAGCAGCTTCCCGATTTCGCTCAGCTTCTGGCGCAGAAGCTGCGCAAGGACAAATGA
- the fliN gene encoding flagellar motor switch protein FliN, which yields MTQTDPTQPAPAQFDSLQPDATAESNDLNLDVILDVPVTLSLEVGRSRIPIRNLLQLNQGSVVELERGAGEPLDVYVNGTLIAHGEVVTINDRFGVRLTDVVSPSERIRRLR from the coding sequence ATGACCCAGACCGATCCCACCCAGCCGGCGCCGGCCCAGTTCGACAGCCTGCAGCCGGATGCCACGGCCGAGTCCAACGACCTGAACCTGGACGTGATCCTGGATGTGCCGGTGACGCTGTCGCTGGAAGTGGGCCGCAGCCGCATTCCGATCCGCAACCTGCTGCAGCTCAACCAGGGTTCGGTGGTGGAACTGGAGCGCGGCGCCGGCGAGCCGCTGGACGTGTACGTCAACGGCACCCTGATCGCGCACGGCGAAGTGGTGACCATCAACGACCGTTTCGGCGTGCGCCTGACCGACGTGGTCAGCCCCAGCGAGCGCATCCGGAGACTGCGGTGA
- the fliP gene encoding flagellar type III secretion system pore protein FliP (The bacterial flagellar biogenesis protein FliP forms a type III secretion system (T3SS)-type pore required for flagellar assembly.), whose product MPFFWNRNARRLRLLLILLALSLLPAFAWAQANPAPATTPTAQNPQNAAPTLPSLPEVNVGKIGAQPVSLPLQTLLLMTAITLLPSLLLVLTAFTRITIVLGLLRQALGTGQTPSNQVLMGLALFLTALVMMPVWEKAWGQGMSPYLNGQIDFQTAWTLTTQPLRAFMLAQVRETDLMTFAGMAGNGTYSGPDAVPFQVLVASFVTSELKTAFEIGFLIFIPFVIIDLVVASVLMSMGMMMMSPMLISAPFKILLFVLVDGWVLTVGTLAASFNGV is encoded by the coding sequence ATGCCGTTTTTCTGGAACCGCAACGCTCGCCGCCTGCGCCTGCTGCTGATCCTGCTGGCCCTGAGCCTGCTGCCCGCGTTCGCCTGGGCGCAGGCCAATCCGGCGCCGGCCACCACGCCGACCGCGCAGAACCCGCAGAACGCCGCGCCCACCCTGCCCTCGCTACCGGAGGTCAACGTCGGCAAGATCGGCGCGCAGCCGGTGAGCCTGCCGCTGCAGACCCTGCTGCTGATGACGGCCATCACCTTGCTGCCGTCGCTGCTGCTGGTGCTGACCGCCTTCACCCGCATCACCATCGTGCTCGGCCTGCTGCGGCAGGCGCTGGGCACCGGGCAGACGCCGTCCAACCAGGTGCTGATGGGCCTGGCGCTGTTCCTGACCGCGCTGGTGATGATGCCGGTCTGGGAAAAGGCCTGGGGCCAGGGCATGAGCCCGTATCTCAACGGCCAGATCGACTTCCAGACCGCGTGGACGCTGACCACGCAGCCGCTGCGCGCCTTCATGCTGGCGCAGGTGCGCGAGACCGACCTGATGACCTTCGCCGGCATGGCCGGCAACGGCACCTACAGCGGCCCGGACGCGGTGCCGTTCCAGGTGCTGGTGGCCTCGTTCGTCACCAGCGAGCTGAAGACGGCGTTCGAGATCGGTTTCCTGATCTTCATTCCGTTCGTGATCATCGATCTGGTGGTGGCCAGCGTGCTGATGTCGATGGGCATGATGATGATGTCGCCGATGCTGATCTCGGCGCCGTTCAAGATCCTGCTGTTCGTGCTGGTCGATGGCTGGGTGCTGACGGTCGGCACGCTGGCCGCCAGTTTCAACGGGGTCTGA
- the flhB gene encoding flagellar biosynthesis protein FlhB, with amino-acid sequence MSESEEGAERTEQPTDKRLREAREQGNIPHSRELATAAVFSAGVFALMGLSTSLTAGVVSWLKQALRPDLSMRAHPEAMFGHFGELLLNLLWVVLPLVGICLAASFAAPVLMGTLRFSGQALIPKFDRLNPMAGLSRMYGAETIAELLKSILRMAFVGGAAMLCLWGSVDFLRGLLLQPLEQAVGHGLGFTLRLLLYTAGALALLAAIDAPYQKWNYIRKLKMTREEVRREMKESDGSPEVKGRIRQMQMQMSQRRMMEAIPKADVVVVNPTHYAVALKYESGRMRAPTVVAKGVDEIAFRIREVGEQHRVAVISAPPLARALYREGELGKEIPVRLYSAVAQVLSYVYQLRAWRTGPMPPLPPLEVDEFAPGSQP; translated from the coding sequence ATGTCCGAGAGCGAAGAAGGCGCAGAGCGCACAGAACAGCCAACAGACAAACGCCTGCGCGAAGCCCGCGAACAGGGCAACATCCCGCATTCGCGCGAGCTGGCGACGGCGGCGGTGTTCAGCGCCGGGGTCTTCGCGCTGATGGGCCTGTCCACCTCGCTGACCGCCGGCGTCGTGTCCTGGCTGAAGCAGGCGCTGCGCCCGGACCTGTCGATGCGCGCCCATCCGGAGGCGATGTTCGGCCATTTCGGCGAACTGCTGCTGAACCTGCTCTGGGTGGTGTTGCCGCTGGTCGGCATCTGCCTTGCCGCCAGTTTCGCCGCGCCGGTGCTGATGGGCACCCTGCGCTTCTCCGGCCAAGCGCTGATCCCCAAGTTCGACCGGCTCAACCCGATGGCCGGGCTGAGCCGCATGTACGGCGCCGAGACCATCGCCGAACTGCTGAAATCGATCCTGCGCATGGCCTTCGTCGGCGGCGCCGCGATGCTGTGCCTGTGGGGCAGCGTCGATTTCCTGCGCGGGCTGCTGCTGCAGCCGCTGGAACAGGCCGTCGGCCACGGCCTGGGCTTCACCCTGCGGCTGCTGTTGTACACCGCCGGCGCGCTGGCGCTGCTGGCCGCGATCGACGCGCCCTATCAGAAGTGGAATTACATCCGCAAATTGAAGATGACCCGCGAGGAAGTGCGCCGGGAAATGAAGGAAAGCGACGGCAGCCCCGAGGTCAAGGGCCGCATCCGCCAGATGCAGATGCAGATGTCGCAGCGGCGGATGATGGAAGCCATCCCCAAGGCCGACGTGGTGGTGGTCAACCCCACCCACTATGCGGTGGCGCTGAAGTACGAGAGCGGGCGCATGCGCGCCCCCACCGTGGTGGCCAAGGGCGTGGACGAAATCGCCTTCCGCATCCGCGAGGTCGGCGAGCAGCATCGGGTGGCGGTGATCTCGGCGCCGCCTTTGGCACGCGCCTTGTATAGGGAAGGCGAACTCGGCAAGGAAATTCCCGTGAGACTGTATTCCGCGGTGGCGCAGGTCCTCTCGTACGTCTACCAGTTGCGCGCCTGGCGCACTGGGCCGATGCCGCCGTTGCCGCCGTTGGAAGTGGATGAATTCGCCCCGGGGAGCCAGCCATGA
- a CDS encoding diguanylate cyclase, with amino-acid sequence MDRCLRWLLLSALGCAGAAQAQVIPLRHYAQDQGLLGLAGTCLLQRRDGSLLVCSESGLYAFDGNQFQQVPLQGRGGHYISDAVEDAQRRLWMATYDAIYVDDGTPAGWMPLEHDRLPSHHQLNRPRLAAPGWGTVVLDGRRLLRAARKADGIGWELHPLFDAATLARQPDLAEVHDLFVADGVLWLGCGKALCRVDADGHATRYDQAQGLQREVWRSAVRDRAGTLWVLGERQVMRLPAGASRFQEQTPPGLDGPGLLTRRTQILLDPQGRVLVRTDRGLARWEHGRWHSFDRRNGLPEGNIVAMRFDQAGDLWLSMDGEGVLRWTGYGWIENWDVSQGISRAPTWSIQRTQQGDLLAGNEGGIDRLREDGRFQRWASANGTQMIGLQRAADGTLWSIGSVGVLRHYDAQGRLLRVYPPLRSSGRQRLVIAKQLLVDATGRVWILSDDGVYLLAQANADAEPQRLSTLPGGEYSDIQQRQDGSVLVTGVAGLFRLRGDTWTPIRLVVDGRPSQAVLSKLLVQDDGQAWASLYGPGAWHGRLDGDTLRLQPADAQLRDLQIYTLRGTRNGWIWICHNQGVDVFNGRAWSRLTQAQGLLWNDISESAFLEDGDGSVWIGSSRGVTHLQDPTRLFPAQAPRLALKEFSRSGVAIAAGARLPWSEDPLHIAVGSPDLYDERNRISFRYRFEGAHTRWLHTPNFEFEQPPLAPGRYVLEIQLLDAYRRSASAPLRVGFSVAPVWWRSQPMLALYLLLGGGLMVAVLHWRERRLHQRQRELADLVARRTEELEHDKRELEIARAALAVKASHDALTGLLNRAGILEALAAQMRRSEAEQTALAVAMIDLDHFKRINDEHGHLVGDAVLIEVARRLGANLRDADLVGRYGGEELLAMLPGLPPSCGERLQALRATIAGQPLRIGERQLAITASIGVAWYRPGESLQQLLARADAALYQAKRLGRDRVELQPA; translated from the coding sequence ATGGATCGATGCCTGCGATGGCTGCTGCTGTCGGCACTGGGCTGCGCCGGAGCCGCGCAGGCCCAGGTCATCCCGTTGCGGCACTACGCGCAGGACCAGGGTCTGCTCGGCCTCGCCGGCACCTGCCTGCTGCAGCGCCGCGACGGCAGCCTGCTGGTCTGCAGCGAGAGCGGCCTGTACGCCTTCGACGGCAACCAGTTCCAGCAGGTGCCGCTGCAGGGCCGCGGCGGCCACTACATCTCCGATGCCGTCGAGGACGCCCAGCGACGGCTGTGGATGGCCACCTACGATGCGATCTACGTCGACGACGGCACGCCGGCGGGCTGGATGCCGCTGGAGCATGACCGCCTGCCGTCGCACCACCAACTGAATCGCCCGCGCCTGGCCGCGCCGGGCTGGGGCACGGTGGTCCTGGACGGGCGCCGCCTGCTGCGCGCCGCGCGCAAGGCCGATGGCATCGGCTGGGAACTGCACCCGCTGTTCGACGCGGCGACGCTGGCGCGGCAACCGGACTTGGCCGAGGTCCACGACCTGTTCGTCGCCGATGGCGTGCTGTGGCTGGGCTGCGGCAAGGCCTTGTGCCGGGTCGATGCCGACGGCCACGCGACCCGCTACGACCAAGCCCAGGGCTTGCAGCGCGAGGTCTGGCGCAGCGCGGTGCGTGACCGCGCCGGCACCCTGTGGGTGCTCGGCGAGCGCCAGGTGATGCGGCTGCCCGCCGGCGCCTCGCGCTTCCAGGAACAGACGCCGCCTGGACTGGACGGACCGGGCCTGCTGACGCGGCGCACGCAGATCCTGCTCGACCCGCAGGGCCGCGTGCTGGTGCGCACCGACAGAGGCCTGGCGCGCTGGGAGCACGGCCGCTGGCACAGCTTCGACCGCCGCAATGGCCTGCCCGAGGGCAATATCGTCGCCATGCGCTTCGACCAGGCCGGCGACCTGTGGCTGAGCATGGACGGCGAAGGCGTCTTGCGCTGGACCGGCTATGGCTGGATCGAGAACTGGGACGTGTCGCAGGGCATCAGCCGCGCACCGACCTGGAGCATCCAGCGCACCCAGCAGGGCGATCTGCTGGCCGGCAACGAGGGCGGCATCGATCGGCTGCGCGAAGACGGGCGCTTCCAGCGCTGGGCCAGCGCCAACGGCACACAGATGATCGGGCTGCAGCGTGCCGCCGACGGCACCCTGTGGAGCATCGGCTCGGTAGGCGTGCTGCGCCACTACGACGCGCAGGGTCGATTGCTGCGCGTCTATCCGCCGCTGCGCAGCAGCGGCCGACAGCGACTGGTGATCGCCAAGCAACTGCTCGTGGATGCGACCGGCCGGGTCTGGATCCTCAGCGACGACGGCGTGTACCTGCTTGCGCAGGCGAATGCAGACGCGGAGCCGCAACGGCTGTCGACGCTGCCCGGCGGCGAGTATTCGGATATCCAGCAGCGGCAGGACGGCAGCGTGCTGGTGACCGGCGTCGCCGGGCTGTTCCGCCTGCGCGGCGACACCTGGACCCCGATCCGGTTGGTCGTGGACGGCAGGCCATCGCAGGCGGTGCTCAGCAAGCTGCTGGTCCAGGACGACGGCCAGGCCTGGGCCAGCCTGTACGGTCCCGGCGCCTGGCACGGCCGGCTCGACGGCGACACCCTGCGTTTGCAGCCTGCCGATGCGCAATTGCGCGACCTGCAGATCTACACCCTTCGCGGCACCCGCAATGGCTGGATCTGGATCTGCCACAACCAGGGCGTGGACGTGTTCAACGGTCGCGCCTGGTCGCGGCTGACCCAGGCGCAGGGCCTGCTCTGGAACGATATTTCCGAATCGGCCTTCCTGGAGGACGGCGACGGCTCGGTGTGGATCGGCAGCAGCCGCGGCGTCACCCACCTGCAGGATCCGACGCGGCTGTTCCCGGCGCAGGCGCCGCGGCTGGCGCTCAAGGAGTTCAGTCGCAGCGGCGTGGCCATCGCCGCGGGCGCACGCCTGCCCTGGAGCGAGGATCCGTTGCACATCGCGGTCGGCTCGCCGGACCTGTACGACGAGCGCAACCGCATCAGCTTCCGCTATCGCTTCGAGGGCGCACACACCCGCTGGCTGCATACGCCCAACTTCGAGTTCGAGCAACCGCCGCTGGCGCCGGGCCGCTACGTGCTGGAAATCCAGTTGCTGGACGCCTACCGGCGTAGCGCCTCGGCACCGCTGCGGGTGGGGTTCTCGGTGGCCCCGGTGTGGTGGCGCAGCCAGCCGATGCTGGCGCTGTACCTGCTGCTCGGCGGCGGCCTGATGGTGGCGGTACTGCATTGGCGCGAGCGCCGCCTGCACCAGCGCCAGCGCGAACTGGCCGACCTGGTGGCGCGACGCACCGAGGAACTGGAACACGACAAGCGCGAACTGGAGATCGCCCGCGCCGCGCTGGCGGTGAAAGCCTCGCACGACGCCCTCACCGGCCTGCTCAACCGCGCCGGCATCCTCGAGGCGCTGGCCGCGCAGATGCGCCGCAGCGAGGCCGAACAGACCGCGCTGGCGGTGGCGATGATCGACCTGGACCATTTCAAGCGGATCAACGACGAGCACGGCCATCTGGTCGGCGATGCGGTGCTGATCGAGGTGGCGCGGCGCCTGGGCGCCAATCTGCGCGACGCCGACCTGGTCGGCCGCTACGGCGGCGAGGAACTGCTGGCGATGCTGCCCGGCTTGCCGCCGAGCTGCGGCGAGCGGCTGCAGGCCCTGCGCGCCACCATCGCCGGGCAACCGCTGCGCATCGGCGAGCGGCAGTTGGCGATCACCGCCTCGATCGGCGTGGCCTGGTACCGGCCCGGCGAATCCCTGCAGCAGTTGCTGGCGCGTGCCGATGCGGCGCTGTACCAGGCCAAGCGCCTGGGCCGCGACCGGGTGGAACTGCAGCCCGCCTGA